A stretch of the Mycolicibacterium celeriflavum genome encodes the following:
- a CDS encoding acyl-CoA dehydrogenase family protein produces the protein MDLKWSAADTAFRDEVRNFLDEKLTPELRRAGRLMTSVYADHDASMQWQQILHERGWAAPAWPVEYGGCDWSLTQHYIFSRESTLAGAPSLSPMGIRMVAHALIKFGTDAQKDFFLPRILTGEVFFCQGYSEPEAGSDLAALSMAAVNDESAGDLICTGSKIWTTHAREANWMFALVRTSRTQKKQQGITFVLIDMASPGIEIRPLVMTSGEEVQNQVFFDEVRVPKANVLGEIDDGWTVAKYLLEFERGGGASSPALQVMAHEIATVAAGEPGPGGGRLIDDPAFARKLADARIRTEVLEILEYRVLAAVAQGKNPGAASSMLKVLATELSQAITELAMEAAGPRGRVYQPHATCPGGPIAEFEPPPDGYLSGEPWQAVAPLRYFNDRAGSIYAGSNEIQRNILAKSALGL, from the coding sequence GCGCCGCGCCGGTCGCCTCATGACCAGCGTGTACGCCGACCACGACGCGAGCATGCAGTGGCAACAGATCCTCCACGAACGCGGCTGGGCCGCCCCGGCCTGGCCCGTCGAGTACGGCGGCTGCGACTGGAGCCTGACCCAGCACTACATCTTCAGCCGGGAGTCCACGCTCGCGGGGGCACCCTCGCTGTCGCCGATGGGCATCCGGATGGTGGCCCACGCCCTGATCAAGTTCGGCACGGACGCCCAGAAGGACTTCTTCCTGCCCCGCATCCTCACCGGTGAGGTGTTCTTCTGCCAAGGCTATTCCGAACCCGAGGCGGGCTCCGATCTGGCGGCGCTGTCGATGGCGGCGGTCAACGATGAATCGGCTGGTGATCTCATCTGCACCGGTAGCAAGATCTGGACGACGCACGCCCGCGAAGCGAACTGGATGTTCGCGCTGGTGCGGACGTCGAGAACGCAGAAGAAGCAGCAGGGCATCACGTTTGTGCTCATCGACATGGCTTCCCCTGGCATCGAGATCCGCCCCCTCGTGATGACGTCCGGTGAGGAAGTGCAGAACCAGGTCTTCTTCGACGAGGTGCGGGTGCCCAAGGCCAACGTCCTCGGCGAGATCGATGACGGGTGGACCGTCGCGAAGTATCTGCTGGAGTTCGAGCGGGGCGGCGGTGCGTCCTCACCGGCACTGCAGGTGATGGCCCACGAGATCGCCACGGTCGCGGCCGGTGAGCCGGGACCGGGCGGCGGTCGACTGATCGACGACCCGGCCTTCGCCCGCAAGCTGGCCGACGCGCGGATACGCACCGAGGTTCTCGAGATCCTCGAGTACCGCGTGCTCGCGGCGGTGGCTCAGGGCAAGAATCCCGGCGCGGCCTCGTCGATGCTCAAGGTGCTGGCAACCGAGTTGAGCCAGGCGATCACCGAACTGGCCATGGAGGCCGCGGGCCCTCGCGGCCGCGTGTACCAGCCGCACGCCACCTGCCCGGGCGGGCCGATCGCCGAGTTCGAGCCGCCGCCGGATGGTTATCTCAGCGGCGAGCCCTGGCAGGCCGTCGCGCCGTTGCGTTACTTCAACGACCGGGCCGGCTCAATCTACGCCGGCAGCAACGAGATTCAGCGCAACATCCTGGCCAAGTCGGCTCTCGGACTGTGA
- a CDS encoding acyl-CoA dehydrogenase family protein → MDFNLSKEQELLRDGLSKFLASRYDLESSRATAKSGTGWQPEIWAGFANELGILGAALPEDVGGIGGGPVEVMVIAEALGHALVVEPYVDTAVVAGGLLHRAGGELASALLERIVDGTAIVALAATEEASGHNWAEVATSAERDGNEWVLRGSKIVVASAPLATHLLITARTTNGISLFAVDLGSVGSALEAHHYRTVDDRRASDLTFDGMRLPNNALLGEEGQAWPSLEQARDEGAAAVCSEAVGCMRKVLADTVEYAKQRQQFGQPIGRFQALQHRMVDMYMELEQAVSAVYLAVLNVDAEPDVRARAVSAAKATVGRAARFIGQQSVQLHGGMGMTEELAIGHYFKRLTALQFEFGTTDYHVTRYAELTKV, encoded by the coding sequence ATGGACTTCAACCTGAGCAAGGAACAGGAACTGCTGCGCGACGGCTTGAGCAAGTTCCTCGCGAGCCGATACGACCTCGAGAGCAGCCGGGCGACGGCCAAGTCCGGTACCGGTTGGCAGCCCGAGATCTGGGCCGGCTTCGCCAACGAGCTCGGCATCCTCGGCGCGGCATTGCCTGAGGACGTCGGCGGAATCGGGGGCGGCCCGGTGGAGGTGATGGTCATCGCCGAAGCCCTGGGGCATGCGCTGGTGGTCGAGCCGTACGTGGACACGGCGGTGGTGGCCGGCGGGCTGCTCCATCGTGCGGGTGGTGAATTGGCCTCGGCATTGCTGGAGCGGATCGTCGACGGGACGGCCATCGTTGCGCTCGCGGCGACCGAGGAAGCCTCCGGGCACAACTGGGCGGAGGTGGCGACCAGCGCGGAACGGGACGGCAACGAATGGGTGCTGCGGGGGTCGAAGATCGTCGTCGCCAGCGCGCCCCTTGCCACCCACCTGTTGATCACGGCGCGCACCACCAACGGAATCTCGCTGTTCGCCGTGGATCTCGGCTCTGTGGGGAGTGCGCTCGAGGCTCACCATTACCGGACGGTCGACGATCGCCGGGCGTCCGACCTCACCTTCGACGGCATGCGGCTTCCGAACAACGCGCTGCTGGGCGAGGAAGGACAGGCGTGGCCGTCGCTGGAGCAGGCACGTGACGAGGGCGCCGCCGCGGTCTGTTCAGAAGCGGTCGGGTGTATGCGAAAAGTGTTGGCCGACACCGTCGAGTACGCCAAGCAACGGCAGCAGTTCGGCCAGCCGATCGGCCGCTTCCAGGCACTGCAGCATCGCATGGTCGACATGTACATGGAGCTCGAGCAGGCAGTGTCGGCCGTCTACCTGGCGGTGCTCAACGTCGACGCCGAGCCCGATGTGCGCGCACGCGCGGTGTCGGCGGCCAAGGCGACCGTCGGGCGGGCCGCACGGTTCATCGGGCAGCAGTCCGTTCAGCTGCACGGCGGGATGGGCATGACCGAGGAACTCGCGATCGGGCACTACTTCAAGCGGCTCACCGCGCTTCAGTTCGAGTTCGGCACCACCGACTATCACGTCACGCGATACGCGGAACTGACCAAGGTCTGA